The following proteins are co-located in the Oceanimonas sp. GK1 genome:
- a CDS encoding carbon starvation protein A, producing the protein MTWFLLCVGLLIGGYFIYGTLVEKVFGIKPQRQTPAFAQGDGVDYVPMSKGKVYLIQLLNIAGVGPIFGPILGALYGPAAMLWIVLGCIFAGGVHDYFSGMLSVRNGGQSVPNLAGKYLGRGAKNFMNVFAIVLLLLVGVVFISAPAGLLAKITGVSVSVFVGVIFVYYLLATIVPVDKIIGRLYPFFGALLIFMSVGLTVALVFSSQHSMLPGFEVGDFFQNLNPNDMPLWPALFITIACGAVSGFHATQSPLMARCVENESNGRFVFYGAMIGEGIIALIWCAIALSFFGGVEGLNSGMAGNPANVVYEASTGLLGAVGGFMAVLGVIVLPITSGDTAFRSARLILAEYFNLPQTRLPKRLLLAIPLFVIGAVLTQVDFGIIWRYFGVANQATAVMMLWTASAYLLRHNKLHWIATLPAMFMTTVVISFLLNSATLGAGLPMALSTVTGMVLTLVITALLITRIKGRNENMLADEA; encoded by the coding sequence ATGACCTGGTTTCTGCTCTGCGTCGGCCTGCTGATCGGCGGTTATTTCATTTACGGCACCTTGGTGGAAAAGGTGTTTGGTATCAAGCCTCAGCGCCAGACGCCGGCGTTCGCTCAGGGCGACGGCGTGGACTATGTGCCCATGTCCAAGGGCAAGGTCTATCTCATTCAACTGCTCAATATCGCCGGCGTCGGCCCCATCTTCGGCCCCATTCTGGGCGCCCTCTATGGCCCCGCCGCCATGCTGTGGATAGTGCTGGGCTGCATTTTTGCCGGCGGTGTGCACGACTACTTCTCCGGCATGCTGTCGGTGCGCAACGGCGGCCAGTCGGTGCCCAACCTGGCGGGCAAATACCTGGGCCGGGGCGCGAAAAACTTCATGAACGTGTTCGCCATCGTGCTGCTGCTGCTGGTGGGCGTGGTGTTCATCTCCGCTCCCGCCGGCCTGCTGGCCAAGATCACCGGCGTGAGCGTGTCGGTGTTTGTAGGCGTGATTTTCGTGTATTACCTGCTGGCCACCATAGTGCCGGTAGACAAGATCATCGGTCGCCTGTACCCCTTCTTCGGCGCCCTGCTGATCTTCATGTCGGTGGGGCTGACCGTGGCGCTGGTTTTCTCCAGCCAGCACAGCATGTTGCCGGGCTTTGAGGTGGGGGATTTCTTCCAGAACCTGAACCCCAACGACATGCCGCTGTGGCCGGCGCTGTTTATCACCATCGCCTGCGGCGCCGTGTCCGGCTTTCATGCCACCCAGTCGCCGCTGATGGCCCGCTGCGTAGAAAACGAAAGCAATGGCCGTTTCGTGTTCTACGGCGCCATGATCGGGGAAGGCATTATCGCGCTGATCTGGTGCGCCATCGCCCTGTCGTTCTTCGGTGGCGTGGAAGGCCTGAACAGCGGCATGGCCGGCAACCCGGCCAACGTGGTGTATGAGGCCTCCACCGGCCTGCTGGGCGCCGTGGGCGGCTTTATGGCGGTGCTGGGCGTGATTGTGCTGCCCATTACCTCCGGCGACACCGCCTTCCGCTCCGCCCGGCTGATCCTGGCCGAGTACTTCAACCTGCCGCAAACCCGCCTGCCCAAGCGCCTGCTGCTGGCCATTCCGCTGTTCGTGATTGGCGCCGTGCTGACCCAGGTAGACTTCGGCATTATCTGGCGCTACTTCGGGGTCGCCAACCAGGCCACCGCCGTGATGATGCTGTGGACCGCCTCGGCCTACCTGCTGCGTCACAACAAGCTGCACTGGATTGCCACCCTGCCGGCCATGTTCATGACCACGGTAGTCATCAGCTTCCTGCTGAACTCCGCCACCCTGGGCGCCGGCCTGCCGATGGCCCTGTCCACCGTGACCGGCATGGTGCTGACCCTGGTGATCACCGCCCTGCTCATTACCCGTATCAAGGGCCGCAACGAAAACATGCTGGCCGACGAAGCCTGA
- a CDS encoding HAD family hydrolase, with protein sequence MVTRGSGFKFDEIRGVIFDLDGTLAHSNPDFPGLRRELGVSPGADVLAHVDSLSDASAREKALAIIHEYECRASHTSSWVDGAQELIAFLRARSLPLAILTRNIPEAAQLTINKLGIDIDLVLTRHHARPKPHPEGIQLICRQWQLAPADILYVGDYLFDLQTAQNAGSRCALYFPDAVPDYAHEADVLVACYHRFIDAWRQGDEGAKG encoded by the coding sequence GTGGTTACTCGCGGCAGTGGCTTTAAATTTGATGAGATTCGAGGGGTTATCTTCGATCTCGACGGCACCCTGGCCCATTCCAATCCTGACTTTCCCGGCCTGCGCCGTGAGCTGGGAGTGAGCCCGGGCGCCGATGTGCTGGCTCACGTCGACAGCTTGAGCGATGCCTCGGCACGGGAAAAGGCGCTGGCCATCATTCACGAGTACGAATGCCGGGCATCGCATACCTCAAGCTGGGTGGACGGGGCGCAGGAGCTGATCGCGTTTTTACGCGCCAGGTCGCTGCCGCTGGCGATTTTAACCCGCAACATTCCCGAGGCGGCTCAGCTCACCATCAACAAACTGGGCATCGACATCGATCTGGTTTTAACCCGCCACCATGCCAGGCCCAAGCCCCACCCTGAGGGGATACAGCTTATTTGCCGGCAATGGCAGCTGGCGCCCGCCGACATTCTCTATGTGGGGGATTATCTGTTTGACTTGCAGACCGCACAAAATGCCGGCAGCCGCTGTGCGCTGTATTTTCCGGATGCGGTTCCCGATTATGCCCATGAGGCGGACGTGCTGGTGGCCTGTTATCACCGTTTTATCGACGCCTGGCGCCAAGGCGATGAAGGGGCAAAAGGGTAA
- a CDS encoding DUF2797 domain-containing protein — MSNFTGTLIKMPATLAAPVAYQLALGEHRLDLNARLGQPIKLTFTGNIYCDACGRKTSKSYSQGHCFPCMKKLARCDMCVMKPETCHYFEGTCREPEWGDRHCMVEHIVYLANTSGLKVGITRATQVPTRWIDQGATQALPILSVATRQLSGFVEVALADMVADKTNWRAMLKGDEAPLDLKAQAERLLPEITEKLAELTLKYGEDAISVLDEPVVELSYPVLEYPTKITSHNFDKHPEVAGTLLGIKGQYLILDTGVINLRKFTGYEVTLDGTAPGEAGF, encoded by the coding sequence ATGAGCAACTTCACCGGAACCCTGATCAAAATGCCGGCCACCCTGGCCGCTCCCGTGGCCTACCAGCTGGCCCTGGGCGAGCACCGCCTTGACCTGAATGCCCGCCTGGGCCAGCCCATCAAGCTGACCTTTACCGGCAATATTTACTGCGACGCCTGTGGCCGAAAAACCAGCAAGAGTTATTCCCAGGGGCATTGTTTTCCCTGTATGAAAAAGCTGGCCCGCTGCGACATGTGCGTGATGAAACCGGAAACCTGCCACTACTTCGAAGGCACCTGCCGCGAGCCGGAGTGGGGCGACCGCCACTGCATGGTGGAGCACATCGTCTACCTGGCCAACACCTCCGGGCTGAAGGTGGGCATTACCCGTGCTACCCAGGTGCCGACCCGTTGGATTGACCAGGGCGCCACCCAGGCGCTGCCCATACTGAGCGTGGCCACCCGTCAGCTGTCCGGCTTTGTGGAAGTGGCCCTGGCGGACATGGTGGCGGACAAGACCAACTGGCGCGCCATGCTCAAGGGCGACGAAGCGCCGCTGGATCTGAAGGCGCAAGCCGAACGCCTGCTGCCGGAAATAACGGAAAAACTGGCCGAGCTTACCCTCAAATACGGTGAAGACGCCATCAGCGTGCTCGACGAGCCGGTGGTTGAGCTCAGTTATCCGGTGCTGGAATACCCGACCAAAATCACCAGCCACAACTTCGACAAGCACCCCGAGGTGGCCGGCACCCTGCTCGGCATCAAGGGCCAGTACCTGATCCTCGACACCGGGGTGATTAACCTGCGCAAGTTTACCGGCTATGAAGTGACCCTGGACGGAACGGCGCCGGGTGAGGCGGGTTTTTAA
- a CDS encoding VOC family protein — MTDTHYPRLTHLALHVRDLDACLRFYADFCGLQETHRRESGPQTIVWLAEPGREQDLVFVLMNGGEDLHLGSRDYRHFGFALPSRKAVDALAERARQAGCLLWPPRDEPWPVGYYFGVKDPNGNQVEFSFGQPLGPAAAPALGPAGSRAR, encoded by the coding sequence ATGACCGACACCCACTATCCCCGCCTGACCCACCTCGCCCTGCATGTGCGGGATCTCGATGCCTGCCTGCGCTTTTATGCCGACTTTTGTGGCCTGCAAGAAACCCACCGGCGGGAAAGCGGCCCCCAGACCATTGTCTGGCTGGCGGAGCCGGGCCGGGAGCAGGATCTGGTGTTTGTGCTGATGAACGGCGGCGAGGATCTGCACCTGGGCAGCCGGGACTACCGTCACTTCGGCTTTGCCCTGCCCAGCCGCAAGGCGGTGGATGCCCTGGCCGAGCGGGCCCGGCAGGCGGGCTGCCTGCTGTGGCCGCCCCGGGACGAGCCCTGGCCGGTGGGCTATTACTTCGGGGTGAAGGATCCCAACGGCAATCAGGTGGAATTCAGCTTCGGTCAGCCTCTTGGCCCGGCTGCCGCGCCAGCACTGGGGCCGGCTGGCTCTCGGGCTCGATAA
- a CDS encoding methyl-accepting chemotaxis protein, translated as MKRLSIRQKILLLALLPLLLLAAVSTWVNVSQSLRLKELSGQSLHQSLFESRKQQLSNYMELAITSIQPLLARGDTDIAKEQLRRLRFDNGTGYFFVYDHDGVQVVSADNPAREGNNYYDSTSPDGRHLVREYIQLGRNGGGYVEYSWPKPDAREGSPKLAHIMPVPGTDWLLGTGFYIDDLLATVAQLETELSASVRQGLINSALSASLLLALIAAVGLVIARGIHTPIRQAVHTMENIAQGEGDLTRRLDADQQNELGTLARSFNQFAGQISELVQNTRHSADTLQQASQELQRFMEETEVGIGRQHHESDQLATAMNQMSATAQEVASSAANAAEAAEQAERLVNNAQQQLQGAIAVIDGLENQVAAGVDIIQRLGQESEQIGTVLDVIRGVAEQTNLLALNAAIEAARAGEQGRGFAVVADEVRTLAGRTQTSTEEIHTMITRLQQGAKEAVQAIETIRDGSSHTVTEARRIDEALLDIGTAVNTINLMNAQIASAAEEQTQVSESINTNVHQIVAIAEQTNAGSKAATQTSRQLGDLAGRLQQLVGRYRTS; from the coding sequence ATGAAGCGACTTTCCATCAGACAAAAAATTCTGTTGCTGGCATTGCTGCCGCTGCTGCTGCTGGCCGCCGTCAGTACCTGGGTCAATGTATCCCAGTCGCTGCGGCTCAAGGAGCTCAGCGGTCAGAGCCTGCATCAATCCCTGTTTGAGTCTCGCAAGCAACAGCTGTCCAACTACATGGAGCTGGCCATCACCAGCATTCAGCCGCTGCTGGCCCGGGGCGACACCGACATTGCCAAGGAGCAGCTGCGCCGGCTGCGCTTCGACAACGGCACCGGTTACTTCTTTGTCTACGACCACGACGGTGTGCAGGTGGTCAGCGCCGACAACCCGGCCCGGGAAGGCAACAACTACTATGACTCCACCAGCCCCGATGGCCGCCACCTGGTGCGGGAGTATATTCAGCTTGGCCGCAATGGCGGCGGCTATGTGGAATACAGCTGGCCCAAGCCCGATGCCCGGGAAGGCTCTCCCAAGCTGGCCCACATCATGCCGGTGCCCGGCACCGACTGGCTGCTGGGCACCGGCTTTTACATCGACGATCTGCTCGCCACCGTGGCTCAGCTGGAAACTGAGCTGTCGGCCTCGGTACGCCAGGGCCTGATCAACTCGGCGCTGTCCGCTTCCCTGCTGCTGGCCTTGATCGCCGCCGTGGGCCTGGTCATTGCCCGGGGTATTCACACCCCCATTCGTCAGGCGGTGCACACCATGGAAAACATCGCCCAGGGGGAAGGGGATCTGACCCGCCGGCTCGACGCCGATCAGCAAAACGAGCTGGGCACCCTGGCCCGCTCCTTTAACCAGTTCGCCGGCCAGATCAGCGAGCTGGTGCAGAACACCCGCCATTCCGCCGACACCCTGCAGCAGGCCAGCCAGGAGCTGCAGCGGTTTATGGAAGAAACCGAGGTCGGCATCGGCCGCCAGCATCACGAGAGTGACCAGCTGGCCACCGCCATGAACCAGATGTCGGCCACCGCCCAGGAAGTGGCCAGCAGCGCCGCCAACGCCGCCGAGGCCGCCGAGCAGGCCGAGCGCCTGGTCAACAATGCCCAGCAGCAGTTGCAGGGCGCCATTGCGGTGATCGACGGGCTGGAGAACCAGGTGGCCGCCGGGGTGGACATCATTCAGCGGCTGGGGCAGGAGTCGGAGCAGATTGGCACCGTACTTGATGTGATCCGCGGCGTGGCCGAGCAGACCAACCTGCTGGCACTCAACGCCGCCATTGAGGCGGCCCGGGCCGGCGAGCAGGGCCGCGGCTTTGCGGTGGTGGCCGACGAGGTACGCACCCTGGCCGGCCGCACCCAGACCAGCACCGAAGAAATTCACACCATGATCACCCGGCTGCAGCAGGGGGCCAAGGAGGCGGTGCAGGCCATCGAGACCATTCGCGACGGCAGCAGTCACACCGTGACCGAAGCCCGCCGCATCGACGAGGCCCTGCTCGACATCGGCACCGCGGTCAATACCATCAACCTGATGAACGCCCAGATCGCCAGTGCCGCGGAAGAGCAGACCCAGGTATCGGAAAGCATCAACACCAACGTGCATCAGATTGTGGCCATCGCCGAGCAGACCAATGCCGGCTCCAAGGCGGCGACCCAAACCAGCCGCCAGCTGGGCGATCTGGCTGGCCGGCTGCAACAGCTGGTGGGCCGCTACCGTACCAGCTAA
- a CDS encoding AI-2E family transporter, whose protein sequence is MREKLERRSFLFTLLLVSLLFGLVLKPFWGAIFWACAISVIFYPLQNAIIARIGPKPNRAALLTLTICVVIVVLPVLFIAASFAQEGLLLYQRLDQGEISPGNLLEQIRTAFPLLPDLLARLGIDLDSMREKLSEAAVAASKLLAGKALTAGQSTFTFVVDVALMLYLAFFLLRDGHQLTELLVRALPLGDARERTLFAKFSEVTRATVKGNILVAMVQGALGGFIFWVLGIPGPLLWGVVMAFLSLIPAIGAALVWLPVAIYLFATGAWVSGSILVAFGALVIGLADNVLRPLLVGRDTKLPDYLVLFSTLGGISLMGVNGFVIGPLVAALFLVFWDIFMREFNGREREEQGHPGPQAQSGKD, encoded by the coding sequence ATGCGTGAAAAACTGGAACGCCGCTCTTTTCTGTTTACCCTGCTGCTGGTCAGCCTGTTGTTCGGGCTGGTGCTCAAGCCCTTCTGGGGAGCCATTTTCTGGGCCTGCGCCATCAGCGTGATCTTTTACCCGCTGCAAAACGCCATCATCGCGCGCATCGGCCCCAAGCCCAACCGGGCGGCGCTGCTGACCCTGACCATTTGCGTGGTCATCGTGGTGCTGCCGGTGCTGTTTATCGCCGCCTCCTTTGCCCAGGAGGGGCTGCTGCTGTACCAGCGCCTCGACCAGGGTGAAATCAGCCCCGGCAATCTGCTGGAGCAGATCCGCACCGCCTTTCCGCTGCTGCCCGATCTGCTGGCGCGGTTGGGCATCGATCTGGACAGTATGCGCGAGAAACTGTCGGAAGCCGCGGTGGCGGCCAGCAAGCTGCTGGCGGGCAAGGCCCTCACCGCCGGCCAGAGTACCTTTACCTTTGTGGTGGACGTGGCGCTGATGCTGTACCTGGCCTTTTTTCTGCTGCGCGACGGCCATCAGCTCACCGAGCTGCTGGTACGGGCCCTGCCCCTGGGCGATGCCCGGGAGCGCACCCTGTTTGCCAAGTTTTCGGAAGTCACCCGGGCCACGGTCAAGGGCAACATACTGGTGGCTATGGTCCAGGGCGCCCTGGGCGGCTTTATTTTCTGGGTGCTGGGCATTCCCGGCCCGCTGCTGTGGGGGGTGGTGATGGCGTTCCTGTCACTGATCCCGGCCATTGGCGCGGCCCTGGTATGGCTGCCGGTGGCCATTTACCTGTTCGCTACCGGGGCCTGGGTGTCGGGCAGCATACTGGTAGCATTTGGCGCCCTGGTGATCGGCCTGGCCGACAACGTGCTGCGCCCGCTGCTGGTGGGCCGCGACACCAAGCTGCCCGACTACCTGGTGCTGTTTTCCACCCTGGGCGGCATCAGCCTGATGGGCGTGAACGGCTTTGTTATCGGCCCACTGGTGGCCGCGCTGTTTCTGGTGTTCTGGGACATTTTCATGCGCGAGTTCAACGGCCGGGAGCGGGAAGAGCAAGGCCACCCCGGGCCGCAGGCTCAGTCCGGCAAGGATTGA
- a CDS encoding methyl-accepting chemotaxis protein translates to MDAVTIGWRDRLLMNLPLKHKLMLTCYLAGVLLLAPSLYVLWLTWRQPAALPLRLPDPAWLLAASAGGLVLLWLVARAVSANLLPLLAHIEGVMSSVASGGLERRVGFSGEDEFGVIGSAIDATLDHLSGTLTLVEQAVGGLHGAVGAIGETVEHTGQAVGEQHRQIAACRTAVAGQHQSLQQVAVHCRQASEWTGQSHAEAATTGQYMQEAMDGISRLEADSATTLQEAALLGDTLTRVATVVDTIKSISEQTNLLALNAAIEAARAGEQGRGFAVVADEVRTLARRTQDATQDIQQMIDALSERVERSAGLMAANAQVSGEAAEKVRSGLAALEGIQQRSAGLSKMNGDIAEAISAQEAAMNELDAYLARLWQQAESSQPLLDNLEREGRQIRTIAEGLTGNMARIRRRQSLPD, encoded by the coding sequence ATGGATGCCGTCACAATTGGCTGGCGCGACCGCCTGCTGATGAACCTGCCGCTGAAGCACAAGCTGATGCTGACCTGCTACCTGGCCGGCGTGTTATTGCTGGCGCCTTCCCTTTATGTGCTCTGGCTGACCTGGCGCCAGCCCGCCGCGTTACCCCTGAGGCTGCCCGATCCGGCATGGCTGCTTGCCGCCAGTGCTGGCGGCCTGGTGTTGCTGTGGCTGGTGGCCCGCGCCGTGAGTGCCAACCTGCTGCCACTGCTGGCGCACATTGAAGGGGTGATGAGCTCCGTGGCGTCGGGCGGCCTGGAGCGCCGGGTCGGGTTTTCCGGAGAAGACGAGTTCGGGGTGATCGGCTCGGCCATTGATGCCACCCTGGATCACCTCTCGGGCACCCTGACGCTGGTGGAGCAGGCGGTGGGCGGTCTGCATGGCGCCGTGGGCGCCATTGGCGAAACGGTGGAACATACCGGCCAGGCGGTGGGAGAGCAGCATCGTCAAATTGCCGCCTGCCGCACGGCGGTGGCCGGGCAGCACCAGAGTCTGCAGCAGGTCGCGGTGCACTGCCGGCAGGCCAGTGAATGGACCGGCCAGAGCCATGCCGAAGCCGCGACCACCGGCCAGTACATGCAGGAAGCCATGGACGGCATCAGCCGGCTGGAGGCGGACAGCGCCACCACATTGCAGGAAGCGGCCTTGCTGGGCGATACCCTGACCCGGGTGGCCACGGTCGTAGACACCATTAAAAGCATTTCGGAGCAGACCAACCTGCTGGCGCTCAACGCCGCCATCGAGGCGGCCCGGGCCGGTGAACAGGGGCGGGGCTTTGCGGTGGTGGCCGACGAGGTGCGCACCCTGGCCCGGCGCACTCAGGATGCCACCCAGGACATTCAGCAGATGATTGATGCCCTGAGTGAGCGGGTAGAGCGCAGTGCCGGCCTGATGGCCGCCAATGCCCAGGTCAGCGGGGAGGCGGCAGAAAAGGTGCGTTCCGGGCTGGCGGCGCTGGAAGGTATTCAGCAGCGTTCGGCGGGGCTGAGCAAAATGAACGGCGACATTGCCGAGGCCATTTCGGCCCAGGAGGCGGCCATGAACGAGCTGGACGCCTATCTGGCGCGACTGTGGCAGCAGGCCGAAAGCTCCCAGCCCCTGCTCGACAACCTGGAGCGGGAAGGGCGGCAAATCCGCACCATTGCCGAGGGGCTGACCGGCAATATGGCGCGCATTCGCCGCCGTCAATCCTTGCCGGACTGA
- a CDS encoding ureidoglycolate lyase: protein MKTLKIEPLTKEAFAPFGDVIESEGRDYFMINNGSTQRYHKLGEVQLDEQGQGIISIFRAETLEYPLQIKMLERHPFGSQSFIPLFGHDFLLVVAPVGDGSMNIDPATVRAFRASGRQGVNYHRGVWHHPIMALRDNDEFLVVDRSGPGNNCDEFFFDESVQLTVELD from the coding sequence ATCAAAACTCTCAAGATCGAGCCGCTGACCAAGGAAGCCTTCGCTCCCTTTGGCGACGTCATCGAATCCGAAGGTCGTGACTATTTCATGATCAACAACGGCTCCACTCAGCGTTACCACAAGCTGGGTGAAGTACAGCTGGACGAGCAGGGCCAGGGCATCATCAGCATCTTCCGTGCCGAGACCCTGGAATACCCGCTGCAGATCAAAATGCTGGAGCGCCATCCGTTCGGCTCCCAGTCTTTTATTCCGCTGTTCGGCCACGACTTCCTGCTGGTGGTTGCCCCGGTGGGCGACGGCAGCATGAACATCGACCCGGCCACCGTGCGCGCCTTCCGCGCCAGCGGTCGCCAGGGCGTGAACTACCACAGGGGCGTATGGCACCATCCGATCATGGCGCTGCGCGACAACGACGAGTTCCTGGTGGTGGATCGCAGCGGCCCGGGCAACAACTGTGACGAGTTCTTCTTTGACGAGTCGGTGCAGCTGACCGTTGAGCTCGACTGA
- the uraD gene encoding 2-oxo-4-hydroxy-4-carboxy-5-ureidoimidazoline decarboxylase has product MSLFKTCKPSTMGRDEFVKIFADIYEHSPWVAEQTFDQGLTEADNEIEQLHARMCTVLLNADKQAQLDLINAHPDLAGKAAQRGELTEASTNEQAGAGISECTAEEFERFTYLNNAYKEKFAFPFIMAVKGSNRHQILAAFEERIHNDYDTEFDRAVKEINKIALFRLSDM; this is encoded by the coding sequence ATGAGCCTGTTCAAGACCTGCAAGCCCAGCACCATGGGCCGCGACGAGTTCGTCAAGATCTTCGCCGACATTTACGAGCACTCTCCCTGGGTGGCCGAGCAGACCTTTGACCAGGGCCTGACCGAGGCCGACAACGAGATTGAGCAACTGCACGCCCGTATGTGCACTGTGCTGCTGAATGCCGACAAACAAGCTCAGCTCGACCTGATCAACGCTCACCCGGATCTGGCCGGCAAGGCTGCCCAGCGCGGCGAGCTGACCGAAGCCTCCACCAACGAGCAGGCCGGTGCCGGCATCAGCGAGTGCACCGCCGAAGAGTTCGAGCGCTTCACTTACCTGAACAACGCTTACAAGGAAAAGTTCGCCTTTCCTTTCATCATGGCGGTCAAGGGCTCCAACCGTCACCAGATCCTGGCGGCCTTTGAAGAGCGTATTCACAACGACTACGACACCGAGTTCGATCGCGCCGTGAAAGAGATCAACAAGATTGCCCTGTTCCGTCTGAGCGACATGTAA